In Strigops habroptila isolate Jane chromosome 2, bStrHab1.2.pri, whole genome shotgun sequence, one genomic interval encodes:
- the SLAIN1 gene encoding SLAIN motif-containing protein 1 isoform X3, with translation MGYKLQDLTDVQIMARLQEESLRQDYASTSASVSRHSSSVSLHAGKKGTCADQEYDRYSLEDEEEFDHLPPPQPRLTRCSPFQRGIPHSQTFSSIRDCRRSPTSSHFPSNTYQQPYYSPQAQTPEQQPNRINGDKLRRSMPNLARMPSTPTVNSSAGFASSPVTVRNSQSFDSNLHGASNGISRLQSCIPSPGQLQHRVHSVGHFPVSARQPLKATAYVSPTVQGSSSSSSSSSSIPVSNNLQLYSNTGIPMPNKTASQGIVGRSALPRPSLAINGSGIPRSKIAQPVRSFLQPPKPLSSLSTMRDGNWRDGCY, from the exons GCCTTAGGCAAGATTATGCTTCGACTTCAGCATCTGTGTCAAGGCACAGTTCCAGCGTCAGTCTGCatgcaggaaagaaagggaCATGCGCTGACCAGGAGTACGATCGCTACAGTctggaggatgaggaagagTTTGACCacctcccacctccccagccACGGCTGACTCGCTGCTCCCCCTTCCAGAGAGGGATTCCTCACTCACAGACTTTCTCCAGTATCCGGGACTGCAGGAGGAGCCCTACCTCCTCACACTTCCCTTCAAATACTTATCAGCAGCCCTACTACTCTCCTCAAGCCCAAACTCCAGAGCAGCAACCAAATAGGATTAATGGAG ATAAACTTCGAAGAAGCATGCCTAACCTTGCTCGGATGCCAAGTACCCCCACTGTTAACAGCAGTGCTGGCTTTGCTAGTTCTCCAGTCACTGTGAGGAACAGTCAGAGCTTTGACTCCAATTTGCATGGAGCAAGTAATGGAATTTCAAGGTTGCAGTCATGTA TTCCATCACCAGGACAGCTTCAACACAGAGTTCACAGTGTGGGACATTTTCCAGTGTCTGCCAGACAGCCTCTCAAAGCTACTGCATACGTAAGCCCAACTGTACAaggtagtagcagtagtagcagcagcagcagcagcattccagtGTCCAATAACTTGCAGTTATATTCTAACACTGGGATCCCAATGCCAAACAAGACTGCCAGTCAAGGGATTGTAGGGCGCAGTGCTCTTCCAAGACCATCACTGGCCATCAATGGGAGTGGCATCCCCAGAAGTAAAATTGCACAGCCAGTTCGAAG ttttcttcagcCTCCAAAACCACTTTCGTCACTCAGCACAATGCGGGATGGGAACTGGAGAGACGGCTGCTATTGA